Proteins from a genomic interval of uncultured Desulfuromusa sp.:
- the pal gene encoding peptidoglycan-associated lipoprotein Pal, whose amino-acid sequence MSKSTITRLVVMLFALTLLASGCAKKPVAEEPAVMEQPAVEMQQEQPAVVVEEQVTEAAPAYDAAAVARAAEVAAAKGLERIHFDFDQYVLTDAAKAILVSNAGLLRAAPMVNVLIEGHCDERGSDEYNLALGEKRALATKNYLVSLGVAAERMNVISYGEEMPIDPARTIEAWAKNRRAAFKVKN is encoded by the coding sequence ATGTCGAAATCAACCATTACCCGCCTGGTGGTGATGCTCTTTGCCCTGACCCTGCTGGCCTCAGGCTGTGCAAAAAAACCCGTTGCCGAAGAACCTGCAGTGATGGAACAACCCGCTGTTGAAATGCAACAGGAACAACCTGCTGTTGTTGTTGAGGAACAAGTCACCGAGGCAGCGCCAGCTTATGATGCTGCTGCTGTTGCCAGAGCTGCTGAAGTTGCAGCTGCCAAAGGTCTGGAGCGTATCCATTTTGATTTTGATCAGTATGTTTTAACTGACGCTGCTAAAGCCATTCTGGTCAGCAATGCTGGTTTGCTGAGAGCGGCTCCTATGGTTAATGTTCTTATTGAAGGACATTGTGATGAGCGTGGTTCTGACGAGTACAACCTGGCCCTGGGTGAAAAACGCGCCCTGGCGACAAAAAACTATCTGGTTTCACTCGGTGTCGCAGCTGAGCGGATGAATGTTATCTCTTATGGTGAAGAGATGCCTATCGACCCGGCACGGACTATCGAAGCATGGGCTAAAAACCGTCGTGCTGCTTTCAAGGTTAAGAATTAA
- the ybgF gene encoding tol-pal system protein YbgF produces the protein MRLIFILLSLFLLSGCVPPSQNQLRMEMDLAEMKRRLAQLEVRSVETTQSEIAGGDSLQRQTAELLAGVDNLRVEFQSVNGRIDDLGQDNRALADELQLIKDDMGLQLNSLTNRVAELEDRILNQKVPAQQQQPEQQPEPELTAEQLYQNALDAIRNQDEFSAGRKMLESFADKYPDHELYINALYWIGEAYYGEKQYESAILQFQDVISKYPSHPKAAAAMLKQALSFNALGDGENARTTMQKVIVEYPDSSQAEAAKKYLEKG, from the coding sequence ATGCGCCTTATATTCATACTACTGAGTTTATTTTTGCTGTCTGGGTGTGTACCACCAAGTCAGAATCAGTTGAGAATGGAAATGGATCTGGCAGAAATGAAGCGGCGCCTGGCTCAGTTGGAAGTACGCAGCGTGGAAACAACTCAATCCGAAATCGCGGGTGGTGATTCCCTGCAGAGGCAGACGGCAGAGTTATTGGCAGGTGTTGATAATTTACGGGTTGAGTTCCAATCGGTTAACGGCCGTATCGATGACTTGGGTCAAGATAATCGGGCCCTTGCTGATGAACTGCAGCTGATCAAAGACGATATGGGTCTGCAGCTGAATTCATTGACAAACCGGGTTGCGGAGCTGGAAGACCGAATTCTCAACCAGAAAGTACCAGCTCAGCAGCAACAGCCTGAACAACAACCGGAACCGGAATTGACGGCAGAACAACTCTATCAGAATGCCCTTGATGCCATCCGCAATCAGGATGAATTTTCTGCTGGTCGCAAGATGCTGGAATCATTTGCCGACAAATACCCGGACCATGAATTATACATCAACGCCCTGTACTGGATTGGTGAAGCCTACTATGGTGAGAAACAATATGAATCAGCAATTCTGCAGTTTCAGGATGTTATCAGCAAGTACCCTTCTCATCCCAAAGCTGCAGCTGCAATGTTGAAACAGGCTTTGTCTTTTAATGCCCTTGGAGATGGTGAAAATGCCAGAACAACAATGCAGAAAGTCATTGTGGAATACCCCGATTCCTCTCAAGCCGAAGCAGCCAAAAAATATTTAGAAAAGGGTTAA
- a CDS encoding GGDEF domain-containing protein produces the protein MNFNYHPKLVEHFVRRSKKTVFAVSITSLMALWIYRNHIPLNLQVIWFTAQSIFLCLRYYNASLLQKSLDSGDNKKVQLHTHILFYLMIYSALLWNMIVLLGFLYAPDKYALFSYIMVAGLINGAILSLSSLVRIYIVYFLLLLIPQVAYMYLLDGSVYDGVLLLTVIYMPYVVVLSKLVNRNLVSEIQTNEALKKNVDELYQLSITDPLTKAYNRHYFFQTSENLIKISKRENKKISLLMLDLDNFKKINDTYGHNSGDIVLMAFAKEIRSLTRESDVFARIGGEEFAVFLYGSSLEDAKNVAQKICSTIERYPFIANGAKIDVTVSIGIATLDDKIDTLSLLYSEADKYLYKAKSLGRNRVCC, from the coding sequence ATGAATTTCAACTACCATCCAAAACTTGTTGAACACTTTGTGCGACGATCGAAGAAAACCGTTTTCGCCGTTTCCATAACATCATTGATGGCTTTGTGGATATACAGAAATCATATCCCTCTGAACTTGCAGGTTATATGGTTTACTGCTCAGTCGATATTTTTGTGTTTGCGCTATTACAATGCTTCTTTATTGCAGAAAAGCCTTGATTCCGGTGACAATAAAAAGGTGCAATTGCATACGCATATTTTATTTTACCTCATGATTTATTCTGCTCTTTTATGGAACATGATTGTGTTATTAGGTTTTCTTTATGCTCCTGATAAGTACGCCCTGTTTTCATATATTATGGTTGCCGGTTTAATCAATGGCGCGATCCTGTCCCTTTCATCTCTGGTGCGTATTTACATTGTTTATTTTCTGTTATTGCTGATTCCTCAGGTTGCTTACATGTATCTCTTAGATGGAAGTGTCTACGATGGGGTTTTATTGTTGACAGTGATCTATATGCCTTATGTTGTCGTGCTATCAAAATTAGTGAATAGAAATCTTGTGAGTGAAATACAAACAAATGAAGCTTTGAAAAAAAATGTGGACGAATTGTATCAGCTCTCTATTACTGATCCCTTAACAAAAGCTTACAACCGACATTATTTTTTTCAAACATCAGAAAACCTTATAAAAATATCAAAACGTGAAAATAAAAAAATCTCTCTCTTGATGCTGGACTTGGATAATTTTAAAAAAATTAACGATACTTATGGTCACAATAGTGGTGATATCGTCCTTATGGCATTTGCCAAAGAGATCAGGAGCCTTACCAGAGAAAGTGATGTTTTTGCCAGGATTGGTGGTGAAGAATTTGCTGTTTTTCTTTATGGATCGTCTCTTGAAGACGCGAAAAATGTTGCGCAAAAAATATGTTCCACAATTGAGAGATACCCATTCATTGCAAATGGTGCAAAAATAGATGTGACGGTCAGTATTGGTATCGCTACCCTGGACGATAAAATTGATACATTATCATTGCTCTATAGCGAGGCTGATAAATATCTTTATAAAGCGAAAAGTCTTGGACGTAATCGTGTCTGTTGCTGA
- a CDS encoding cation:proton antiporter — protein MPEDSFHIVFSLAVILTAALIGGRFATFLRVPRVTGYLLAGLLVGPSFAELFHLPPLVSHPDLEELRLISDIALALILMNIGGQLRTENLRRWKHRILIFSLTETLSTGVLVGVSVFVVNYLMVQQVVTGLSLLQTSYLFAVFTGTISIATAPAATLMVIREYEAEGPITRLVLTLVSLNNLFSVFAFSIAAQLLVSPNGGFVSIVYQLCIPLLLGGGVGFIMSLWAQRMELPSEYKILLLGGVTVVAVISRYLNVEPLLSCMALGMILADSSPRWNRLLKALNEVDYPLYVVFFVLAGANLHIETLARIGLLGVVYVLARTIAKLASASLGARLGGFGQREQTWTGMTLLAQAGMAIGLAATLSKQWPEGGKLVETVILGSVVIFELIGPLAVRCGLVKAGEVPLLSLLRKRAPQGGMEGMHSVANHFRNNLGLPAGHNLDNPGDILVRHVMRLNVETIHHGTAFQELLNIIAHSRYDRFPVVDDEQNFVGIINYTEIRNLLFDQSLSDLLVARDLVSSAQHSIPPDTPLRVALKTFQKKRNISYFPVIDPEEPKKLLGILSQNDVLAAFRRMNLEE, from the coding sequence ATGCCGGAAGATTCCTTTCATATTGTTTTTTCTCTTGCCGTGATTTTAACCGCCGCGTTGATCGGCGGGCGTTTTGCGACGTTTTTACGCGTCCCTCGTGTTACCGGTTATCTGTTGGCCGGATTACTTGTGGGACCCTCATTTGCAGAGTTGTTTCATCTTCCTCCACTCGTCTCGCACCCCGATCTGGAAGAATTACGCCTGATTTCAGATATCGCTTTAGCATTAATACTGATGAATATTGGCGGTCAACTGCGGACTGAAAATTTGCGGCGTTGGAAACATCGCATCCTTATTTTTTCATTGACCGAAACACTGTCCACAGGGGTGCTGGTTGGTGTGTCGGTTTTTGTGGTCAATTACCTCATGGTCCAGCAAGTTGTGACGGGCTTGAGCTTGTTACAAACATCTTACTTGTTTGCTGTTTTTACCGGGACCATCAGTATTGCCACGGCTCCTGCGGCAACTTTGATGGTGATTCGTGAATATGAGGCGGAAGGGCCGATTACCCGGCTCGTATTAACATTAGTCAGCCTGAATAACTTATTTTCAGTGTTTGCTTTTTCGATAGCAGCACAGCTGTTGGTTTCTCCAAACGGTGGGTTTGTCTCTATCGTTTATCAACTTTGTATCCCCTTACTGCTGGGTGGTGGGGTTGGTTTTATCATGTCCTTGTGGGCGCAGCGGATGGAGCTGCCCAGCGAATACAAAATCTTGTTGTTGGGTGGTGTGACAGTTGTTGCTGTTATCAGTCGTTATCTTAACGTCGAACCCCTTCTTTCCTGTATGGCATTGGGAATGATTCTGGCTGATAGTTCTCCTCGCTGGAATCGGCTTCTCAAAGCTCTGAATGAGGTTGACTATCCTCTCTATGTGGTCTTTTTTGTTCTTGCCGGTGCTAACTTACATATCGAAACTCTGGCCCGTATTGGTTTGCTTGGGGTTGTTTATGTTCTGGCCAGAACCATTGCAAAACTGGCCAGTGCCTCTCTTGGCGCGCGGTTGGGGGGATTTGGTCAAAGAGAACAGACGTGGACAGGTATGACTTTACTTGCGCAGGCGGGGATGGCTATTGGCCTTGCAGCAACTTTGTCAAAACAGTGGCCGGAGGGTGGGAAGCTGGTTGAAACCGTCATTCTTGGATCAGTGGTTATTTTTGAGTTAATCGGGCCTTTAGCTGTGCGCTGTGGATTGGTAAAGGCCGGCGAAGTTCCGTTGCTTTCATTGTTACGGAAGCGAGCTCCCCAGGGTGGGATGGAAGGAATGCACAGTGTTGCTAATCATTTTCGTAACAATTTGGGCCTCCCTGCCGGTCATAATCTGGATAACCCCGGTGATATTCTGGTGCGTCATGTCATGCGTCTTAACGTTGAGACGATTCACCATGGCACAGCATTTCAGGAATTGTTGAATATTATTGCTCATAGCCGTTATGATCGTTTTCCAGTTGTCGATGATGAACAGAATTTTGTCGGTATCATCAACTATACGGAAATCCGCAACCTGCTGTTTGACCAGTCTCTTTCCGATCTCCTTGTCGCTCGTGACCTGGTCTCTTCAGCACAGCATTCAATCCCTCCGGATACTCCGCTTCGGGTCGCACTGAAAACATTTCAGAAAAAACGTAATATCAGTTATTTTCCGGTTATCGATCCAGAGGAACCCAAGAAACTGCTCGGTATTCTCAGTCAGAATGATGTCCTTGCTGCTTTCAGACGCATGAATCTTGAAGAATAA
- a CDS encoding LysR family transcriptional regulator, with amino-acid sequence MLPDFNRLKVFYHIYKLNSIVGAANRLHLSQPAISQQLQKLETELKVPLFTRLHKKLVPTAAGERLFTLVEPFVVKLEDEISYIRQPSDRPAGTLRIGAPREFGKEYLPRFCNEFRRLYPDVMFKLKFKESIPLLTMVREGILDYALVDVYFNQVELPSFPDIFSIDPLLKEEMILVCSKDYYREKIAGDHSFKNLLDKEYITDEDDPSILTLWFKHHFQKIPENLNVVMTLDSHEALISGLKLGMGLGVATSYLIWEEIQSGQIIPIATSKDVMVNMISLVQLQDKVPTLTEKTFRDFMIAGMQKKEVLERFQCIGS; translated from the coding sequence ATGCTTCCGGATTTTAATCGTCTTAAAGTTTTTTATCATATCTATAAATTGAACAGTATCGTTGGTGCAGCTAACAGGTTGCACCTGTCTCAACCTGCCATCAGCCAGCAATTACAGAAACTTGAGACCGAACTTAAAGTTCCGTTGTTTACCCGGCTACACAAAAAGTTGGTGCCGACGGCTGCCGGAGAACGATTGTTCACACTGGTTGAACCTTTTGTTGTGAAATTAGAAGATGAAATTTCCTATATCCGCCAACCATCTGACCGGCCTGCCGGAACGTTGCGTATTGGTGCTCCCAGAGAGTTCGGTAAAGAGTATCTGCCCCGTTTTTGCAATGAGTTTCGTCGACTTTACCCGGATGTGATGTTCAAACTGAAGTTTAAGGAATCAATTCCCCTTCTGACCATGGTTCGCGAGGGAATATTGGATTATGCTCTGGTTGATGTTTATTTTAACCAGGTGGAGTTGCCAAGTTTTCCGGATATTTTCAGTATTGATCCGCTACTGAAGGAAGAGATGATCCTCGTCTGCTCGAAAGACTATTATCGGGAAAAGATAGCGGGTGATCATTCATTTAAAAATCTTCTTGATAAAGAATATATTACTGATGAAGATGATCCTTCTATTTTGACCTTATGGTTCAAACATCATTTTCAGAAAATCCCGGAGAATCTCAACGTTGTGATGACCCTTGATAGCCATGAAGCTTTGATTTCAGGGCTGAAACTGGGGATGGGGTTAGGGGTGGCGACATCATATCTGATTTGGGAAGAAATACAGAGTGGTCAGATTATCCCCATAGCAACCAGCAAAGACGTTATGGTCAATATGATTTCACTGGTGCAGCTACAAGACAAGGTTCCAACCTTGACGGAAAAAACGTTTCGCGATTTTATGATTGCTGGAATGCAGAAAAAAGAAGTCTTGGAGCGGTTTCAATGTATCGGTTCTTGA
- a CDS encoding iron-sulfur cluster assembly scaffold protein, with translation MYTETVMEHFKNPRNIGIIEEPTAIIQVGDPDCGDTLLLSLKIKKDRVVDIKYKIYGCAAAIATSSIASEMAMGKTLNEVLKIDEKAITKALGGLPGEKNHCSNLAAGALRGAINEYRKAALKKG, from the coding sequence GTGTACACTGAAACAGTCATGGAGCATTTTAAAAATCCACGGAATATTGGCATTATAGAGGAGCCCACTGCGATTATTCAGGTTGGTGATCCGGATTGTGGAGACACCCTGCTATTATCCCTGAAAATTAAAAAAGACCGGGTTGTCGATATTAAATATAAAATTTACGGTTGTGCTGCCGCCATTGCGACCTCCTCTATTGCCAGCGAAATGGCCATGGGAAAAACTCTCAACGAAGTTTTAAAAATTGATGAAAAGGCTATCACCAAAGCTCTTGGTGGTCTTCCGGGGGAGAAAAATCATTGTTCAAACCTGGCTGCAGGCGCTTTACGTGGAGCGATCAACGAATATCGTAAAGCTGCGTTGAAAAAGGGATAG
- the plsY gene encoding glycerol-3-phosphate 1-O-acyltransferase PlsY has protein sequence MTLSVLLIVAYLIGAIPTGVILTRLVGGKDIRSTGSGNIGATNVYRVAGRKLGIITLVGDCLKGIIPLLIAQQGFDLTEQGIALVALAAFIGHCYPIYLGFKGGKGVATALGIFLILSPLSVLCVLLVFILILGIWRYISLASISAAATIPLPVLFFERSFPLFATTLVIVGIVIWRHRANIERLRHGTENKFKV, from the coding sequence ATGACCCTCTCCGTACTGCTCATTGTTGCCTACCTTATTGGAGCGATCCCTACAGGAGTTATTTTAACCCGCTTGGTCGGGGGAAAAGACATCCGCAGCACAGGTAGTGGCAATATAGGGGCAACCAATGTCTATCGGGTTGCAGGACGTAAACTTGGAATCATCACTCTGGTTGGCGATTGTCTGAAAGGGATCATTCCCTTGCTGATTGCACAGCAAGGTTTCGATCTGACAGAACAGGGAATTGCTCTGGTTGCTCTGGCAGCATTTATTGGTCATTGTTATCCGATTTATCTGGGATTTAAAGGCGGCAAAGGTGTTGCCACGGCATTGGGGATTTTTCTGATCCTATCACCTCTTTCGGTACTTTGTGTCCTTCTCGTTTTTATCCTGATCCTCGGGATATGGCGTTATATTTCACTGGCTTCTATTTCAGCTGCCGCCACCATTCCTCTGCCGGTTCTTTTTTTCGAGCGTTCCTTTCCCCTCTTTGCGACAACCTTGGTTATTGTAGGTATTGTTATCTGGCGACATCGAGCCAATATTGAACGCTTACGTCATGGAACCGAAAACAAATTCAAGGTTTGA
- the mltG gene encoding endolytic transglycosylase MltG: protein MRRYFLWFVSFVILLIPALAFIFYAFLFSPQSPEKLVQIQIQSGTGLNKVASELQATGVIRSALALKLLARWNHQSGKIQAGNYQFKNPASPREILDRLIQGDVEKVSLTIPEGFTLQQIIARMAEKGFGKQEKLSKLVYDTNFIQSLGINAESLEGYLFPETYLFAEGIDEKALLKMMVTQFRSYVDSELMRDAEKLGLTLHQWLTLASIIEKETGIVAEMPLISSVFHNRLKRDIPLQTDPTVIYGIKDFDGNITRKHLQTPTPYNTYLNRGLPPGPIASPGLAALQAAVHPAETNFLYFVARGDGGHTFSKTLKEHNIAVREYLKQRRRK from the coding sequence ATGCGTCGATACTTTTTATGGTTTGTCAGTTTCGTCATCCTTCTGATTCCCGCGCTTGCCTTTATTTTTTACGCATTTCTCTTCAGCCCGCAGAGCCCGGAAAAACTTGTTCAAATTCAGATACAGTCAGGTACCGGACTAAATAAAGTTGCCTCAGAGTTGCAAGCTACCGGTGTTATCCGCAGTGCGCTGGCTTTAAAATTATTAGCACGATGGAATCATCAGAGTGGCAAAATTCAAGCTGGAAATTATCAATTCAAGAATCCTGCCTCCCCCAGAGAAATTCTTGACCGATTGATCCAGGGTGACGTCGAGAAAGTCAGCCTGACAATTCCAGAAGGATTTACCCTGCAACAAATCATTGCTCGAATGGCAGAAAAAGGCTTTGGAAAGCAGGAAAAGCTATCGAAACTGGTTTACGATACAAACTTTATTCAATCTCTGGGAATCAATGCCGAGAGCCTGGAAGGCTACCTGTTCCCGGAAACTTACTTGTTTGCCGAGGGAATTGATGAAAAAGCCCTGTTAAAAATGATGGTCACTCAATTCCGTAGTTACGTTGATTCAGAACTGATGAGAGATGCCGAAAAACTGGGGTTGACTCTGCATCAATGGCTGACTCTGGCATCCATTATTGAAAAAGAGACAGGGATCGTTGCAGAAATGCCATTAATTTCATCCGTTTTCCACAATCGGCTCAAACGCGATATTCCACTACAAACGGATCCAACTGTGATCTATGGGATCAAGGATTTTGATGGCAACATTACCCGCAAACATCTACAAACTCCAACCCCCTACAATACCTATCTGAACCGGGGTCTTCCCCCCGGGCCGATTGCCAGTCCCGGCCTGGCAGCTCTTCAAGCGGCAGTTCATCCTGCAGAAACTAATTTTCTCTACTTTGTCGCCCGTGGGGATGGTGGTCACACGTTCTCAAAAACCCTCAAAGAACATAATATTGCTGTACGGGAGTACTTGAAACAGCGGCGAAGAAAATAA
- the hemL gene encoding glutamate-1-semialdehyde 2,1-aminomutase: MKHTKSEELFVKAKTIIPGGVNSPVRAFKSAGCNPIFIDKAAGSKIYDVDGNEYIDYVGSWGPMILGHCHPKVVEAIQKTATSGASFGAPTPLETELAEMVSQAYPNIEKVRMVSSGTEATMSAIRLARGYTGRDKILKFDGCYHGHADSLLVKAGSGLATFGVPTSPGVPADFAKYTLTAIYNDLANVKEMVAANKGEIACIILEAIAGNMGCVPPVEGFLQGLRELCTAEGIILIIDEVMTGFRVAYGGAQERYEVRGDLVCLGKIIGGGLPVGAFGGKSEIMDSLSPEGGVYQAGTLSGNPLAMSAGIATLKLIQQEGFYQQLEEKAAYLEKGVKQVAGSSPVATCWQRVGGMFCTYFQDGPVNDFDAALASDTEAFARYFRSMLDQGINLAPAQFEAGFMSIAHSKEDLDKTIAAVENALKAV, from the coding sequence ATGAAGCATACAAAATCAGAAGAATTGTTCGTCAAGGCAAAAACTATTATCCCTGGTGGAGTCAACAGCCCTGTCCGGGCTTTTAAATCGGCAGGCTGCAATCCGATTTTTATTGATAAAGCTGCCGGCAGTAAAATCTATGATGTCGATGGCAATGAATATATCGACTATGTCGGTTCCTGGGGGCCGATGATTCTAGGTCACTGTCATCCAAAGGTTGTGGAAGCGATTCAGAAAACAGCGACAAGCGGTGCTTCATTCGGTGCTCCAACTCCCCTTGAAACCGAACTGGCAGAGATGGTCAGTCAGGCCTATCCCAATATAGAAAAAGTGCGCATGGTCTCATCGGGAACTGAAGCGACAATGAGTGCTATCCGCCTGGCCCGAGGTTATACTGGACGGGATAAAATTCTCAAATTTGACGGCTGCTACCACGGTCATGCTGATTCTCTTCTGGTAAAGGCTGGAAGCGGGCTGGCGACCTTTGGTGTGCCGACATCACCGGGAGTTCCTGCGGATTTTGCCAAGTATACCCTGACGGCAATCTATAACGATCTGGCTAATGTTAAGGAGATGGTTGCCGCAAATAAAGGAGAGATTGCCTGTATCATTCTTGAAGCGATTGCCGGAAATATGGGCTGTGTGCCTCCGGTTGAAGGATTCCTTCAAGGGCTACGGGAACTTTGTACTGCAGAAGGAATTATTTTGATCATCGACGAAGTGATGACCGGTTTCCGTGTCGCTTACGGCGGAGCTCAAGAGCGTTACGAGGTGCGCGGTGATCTGGTCTGTCTCGGTAAGATTATCGGCGGTGGATTACCAGTTGGGGCTTTTGGTGGGAAGAGCGAAATTATGGATAGCCTGTCACCGGAAGGTGGTGTTTATCAGGCGGGAACCCTGTCTGGGAATCCACTGGCAATGAGTGCGGGAATTGCGACACTGAAACTTATCCAGCAAGAGGGTTTTTACCAGCAGCTGGAAGAAAAAGCTGCCTACCTGGAGAAAGGGGTGAAGCAGGTTGCAGGAAGCAGTCCGGTTGCGACCTGCTGGCAGCGCGTCGGTGGCATGTTCTGTACTTATTTTCAGGATGGACCGGTCAATGATTTTGATGCTGCATTAGCGAGTGACACTGAAGCGTTTGCCCGTTACTTCCGGAGTATGCTTGACCAAGGGATAAATCTGGCACCGGCACAGTTTGAAGCTGGTTTTATGAGCATTGCCCACTCAAAAGAAGATCTGGATAAAACAATTGCGGCAGTTGAGAATGCTTTGAAAGCGGTTTAG
- a CDS encoding alpha/beta fold hydrolase — protein MYRILWLLVLSTSFLLSACGGDNGDIDAELNLDRSGFTAYFDLTAGVIPFPTNLLFSGTEDGTLNIPLSDPPVASDAPKIAMNALDGFSTVAPISTTFSGAIDATTLTPETVRMFEVSVYTSAELPVGGPVTGITRELSYGTEFVATLSSVDPTNSTLVILPTAPLDSRSSYLVMLTDGIKGSDGQDPQISAHYLIAKSANDLTGTSAEALEPVRQLVNAQEAVLESAGVDTDTVILSWTFTTQSVGVVLNEARDNATGTSLIFPSSVGSTDQLLGAGPGLADIYAGRLTVPYYLTAAEEDNIYDTNPLTTYWTGVGGSNLTAYNPVPVKTGDEIIPLLVSIPKTGSAPWPVVIFQHGITSNRTAMLAAADSLAAAGFAVVAIDLPLHGLNSSSLLYDEGLERTFDLDLVNNETGAAGPDGTADSSGTHFINLSSLLTSRDNVRQAVADLFALTEALSDMDYDGGGADFDTDNIYFVGHSLGGIVGGPFLALEPNVKSAVLGMSGGGIAKLLDGSAAFGPRIAAGLAENGVEKGTADYESFLGATQTVIDSGDPINYTATVGNDRGVLLFEVIGDQVVPNNVMEDAPEGTILSPLAGTDPLAFFMGLAPVSSTTTGTNLQAQLRFVSGDHSSILDPSSDALVTSVMQTAMAGFLASDGAQVYVAPEDEIVLE, from the coding sequence ATGTACAGGATACTCTGGCTATTGGTCCTCTCCACGTCATTTTTGCTCTCGGCCTGCGGCGGAGATAACGGAGACATTGACGCAGAACTTAATCTGGATAGGAGCGGCTTTACTGCTTACTTCGATTTAACCGCTGGCGTCATCCCTTTCCCAACAAACCTCTTATTTAGCGGAACAGAAGACGGAACCCTCAACATACCGTTATCTGATCCTCCTGTTGCGTCAGATGCTCCTAAAATTGCTATGAACGCATTGGATGGTTTCTCAACTGTTGCCCCAATCAGCACAACCTTCAGCGGTGCTATCGATGCAACAACGCTAACCCCAGAAACGGTAAGAATGTTTGAGGTCAGTGTCTATACTTCGGCCGAATTGCCAGTTGGAGGTCCGGTTACTGGAATTACCCGCGAGCTTAGTTATGGCACTGAATTTGTTGCGACTCTCTCTTCGGTCGATCCAACCAATTCCACATTGGTAATTCTCCCTACAGCTCCGTTGGATTCGCGTAGCAGCTATCTGGTCATGCTCACTGACGGGATTAAAGGTTCTGACGGACAAGATCCTCAGATCTCAGCCCATTATTTGATCGCTAAATCTGCTAACGACCTCACAGGGACGAGTGCAGAAGCTCTTGAACCAGTGAGACAGCTGGTAAATGCCCAGGAAGCCGTCCTAGAAAGTGCTGGAGTCGATACCGATACAGTTATTCTCAGTTGGACCTTCACGACACAGTCGGTTGGGGTTGTATTGAACGAAGCAAGAGACAATGCAACGGGCACTTCTTTGATTTTTCCTTCTAGTGTTGGTTCCACAGACCAACTCCTTGGTGCTGGGCCAGGGCTTGCTGATATCTATGCTGGCAGATTAACGGTTCCTTATTACCTAACAGCAGCAGAGGAAGACAATATCTACGATACTAATCCTCTCACCACATACTGGACCGGTGTTGGGGGCTCCAACCTGACTGCTTATAACCCCGTACCGGTAAAGACTGGGGATGAGATTATTCCATTGTTAGTTTCAATTCCAAAAACAGGATCCGCCCCATGGCCAGTTGTTATTTTCCAGCATGGTATAACTAGCAATCGGACGGCTATGCTGGCCGCTGCTGATTCTCTGGCCGCTGCTGGATTTGCCGTGGTAGCCATCGACTTACCACTACACGGTCTTAATTCAAGCTCACTTCTGTATGATGAGGGGCTTGAGAGAACGTTTGACTTAGACTTGGTCAATAATGAAACTGGTGCTGCTGGACCTGATGGTACCGCTGATTCATCCGGAACCCACTTTATCAATCTCAGCAGCCTACTGACCTCACGTGACAATGTGCGGCAGGCGGTTGCTGATCTCTTCGCTTTGACAGAGGCTTTGTCAGATATGGACTACGATGGTGGTGGTGCAGATTTTGATACCGACAATATTTACTTTGTCGGTCACTCCCTAGGCGGAATTGTGGGCGGCCCTTTCCTCGCCCTGGAGCCTAATGTGAAATCGGCGGTCCTCGGTATGTCTGGTGGCGGAATTGCCAAGCTGCTCGACGGATCAGCTGCTTTTGGACCCCGGATTGCTGCAGGCCTCGCCGAGAACGGAGTGGAAAAAGGCACTGCCGACTATGAAAGCTTCCTCGGTGCAACGCAAACCGTTATTGATTCTGGCGATCCGATCAATTATACAGCAACAGTCGGAAATGATCGCGGGGTCTTGTTATTCGAGGTTATTGGTGATCAGGTTGTCCCGAATAATGTCATGGAAGATGCCCCTGAAGGGACGATTCTATCACCACTTGCTGGCACGGACCCTCTGGCTTTCTTCATGGGCTTGGCGCCCGTTAGCTCAACGACAACAGGGACCAACCTACAAGCTCAATTACGCTTTGTCTCTGGTGATCACAGCTCCATTCTTGATCCCAGCAGCGACGCCTTAGTGACCAGCGTGATGCAAACTGCTATGGCGGGATTCTTGGCGTCTGATGGCGCTCAGGTCTATGTAGCGCCAGAAGATGAAATAGTATTGGAATAG